In Rhizobium sp. ARZ01, a genomic segment contains:
- a CDS encoding GNAT family N-acetyltransferase, protein MATGAYTADVRRMDEFSAVELYALMRLRVDVFVVEQKCPYPELDGRDTDVLHLRLLAGDDLLAAARILPPAESNAPARIGRVVVAPAHRGKRLGEAVMQEAIAACERLFPQSPIALSAQSHLKRFYESFGFSPVSEEYLEDGIPHIDMVRPTSTGCA, encoded by the coding sequence ATGGCCACTGGCGCCTACACGGCCGACGTGCGGAGAATGGACGAATTCTCCGCCGTCGAACTCTATGCGCTGATGCGATTGCGCGTCGACGTCTTCGTTGTCGAGCAGAAGTGTCCCTACCCAGAGCTGGACGGCAGGGATACGGACGTCTTGCATCTGCGGCTGCTTGCCGGCGACGACCTTCTCGCTGCCGCACGCATTCTACCGCCGGCCGAGTCCAATGCTCCTGCCCGGATCGGAAGGGTCGTGGTTGCTCCCGCGCATCGCGGCAAACGGCTGGGCGAAGCCGTAATGCAGGAAGCGATCGCCGCTTGCGAACGCCTGTTCCCCCAATCGCCGATCGCTCTCTCCGCCCAAAGCCACCTGAAGCGCTTTTATGAATCCTTTGGCTTTTCCCCGGTATCGGAGGAATATCTGGAGGACGGCATTCCCCATATCGATATGGTGCGGCCAACTTCGACCGGCTGCGCCTGA
- a CDS encoding MerR family DNA-binding transcriptional regulator has translation MNKYYTITELTREFGVSTRTLRFYEDEGLIHPERRGRTRLFRPADRHLIKEILRGRRIGFTISEIREIIQVYKDPPGEMGQLQMLMQKVVEKREELRQKRRDIDETLSELDNVEEACLTRLAEIGVGT, from the coding sequence GTGAATAAGTACTATACCATAACGGAACTGACGCGCGAATTCGGCGTTTCCACGCGCACTTTGCGGTTCTATGAGGACGAGGGGCTCATCCATCCGGAGCGGCGCGGCCGCACGCGTCTGTTCCGCCCGGCAGATCGGCACCTCATCAAGGAAATCCTGCGCGGCCGCCGGATCGGTTTCACGATCTCCGAAATTCGGGAAATCATTCAGGTCTACAAGGACCCGCCGGGCGAGATGGGCCAGTTGCAGATGCTGATGCAAAAGGTGGTCGAGAAGCGTGAGGAGTTGCGGCAAAAGCGACGCGACATCGACGAAACGCTTTCTGAACTCGACAACGTCGAGGAAGCCTGCCTGACGCGCCTTGCGGAGATTGGTGTCGGCACCTGA
- a CDS encoding DUF1624 domain-containing protein, with protein sequence MALVAMAIYHFTWDLDYFGYIAPGTAATGGWKVFARLIAGSFIFLAGFSLVLGHRTEIRWRSFWIRFSRIVAAALLITIATYFIFPGSFIFFGILHSIAAASLLGLLFLRLPVLVMLVCSAAAFAAPHFLRSAFFDQPALWWVGLSQTAPRSNDYVPLLPWFGAFLLGMAASRIFLTRRSPVSTGPRQAVDGRWISLLATAGRHSLAIYLLHQPALIALVYLFTFVMPPAKPDPVESYKQSCVAACGVDRDATFCRTFCDCTLDRLLQGELFNGLNDGTINARTDARIADISQQCTADAYSGIELKE encoded by the coding sequence ATGGCGCTCGTTGCCATGGCCATCTACCACTTCACCTGGGACCTCGATTATTTCGGCTACATTGCGCCGGGAACCGCAGCCACGGGCGGGTGGAAGGTCTTCGCGCGCCTCATCGCCGGCAGCTTCATATTCCTGGCGGGTTTCAGCCTTGTCCTCGGCCACCGCACCGAAATCCGCTGGCGATCCTTCTGGATCCGCTTCAGCCGGATAGTTGCTGCAGCCCTGCTGATCACGATTGCCACCTACTTCATTTTCCCGGGCAGTTTCATCTTCTTCGGCATCCTGCATTCGATCGCCGCTGCCAGCCTGCTCGGCCTCCTCTTCCTGCGTTTGCCGGTTTTGGTGATGCTCGTGTGCTCGGCCGCTGCGTTCGCAGCGCCGCATTTTCTACGCTCTGCTTTCTTCGACCAACCGGCCCTGTGGTGGGTCGGGCTATCGCAGACAGCGCCCCGATCCAACGACTACGTACCCTTGCTGCCGTGGTTCGGCGCCTTCCTGCTTGGGATGGCAGCAAGCAGAATTTTCCTGACGCGAAGGTCGCCTGTTTCTACCGGTCCCCGCCAGGCTGTGGACGGCCGGTGGATATCCCTCCTCGCCACCGCAGGACGCCACAGTCTCGCCATCTATCTTCTCCACCAGCCGGCGCTGATCGCGCTGGTCTATCTCTTCACCTTTGTCATGCCGCCCGCAAAGCCGGATCCGGTGGAGAGCTACAAGCAGAGTTGTGTGGCGGCCTGTGGCGTCGATAGGGACGCCACCTTCTGCCGTACGTTTTGCGACTGCACGCTCGATCGGCTACTGCAGGGTGAATTGTTCAACGGCCTCAACGACGGCACGATCAATGCTAGGACTGATGCGCGGATCGCCGACATCTCGCAGCAGTGCACCGCAGACGCCTATTCAGGTATCGAGTTGAAGGAATAG
- the fghA gene encoding S-formylglutathione hydrolase: MKVLSQNQAFGGMQGVFTHDSLSCNCEMTFAVFVPPKAIKEPCPVLWYLSGLTCTHANVMEKGEYRRMAAELGLIIVCPDTSPRGNDVPDELTNWQMGKGAGFYLDATEKPWAEHFQMYTYITEELPAFISQHFRVDMTRQGIFGHSMGGHGAMTIALKNPDRFKSCSAFAPIVQPSTADWSAPAFEKYLGSNQAAWRQYDACALVEDGARFPEFLIDQGQADGFLENGLRPWLLEEAVKATGIELTLRMHERYDHSYYFISTFMDDHLRWHAERLG; the protein is encoded by the coding sequence ATGAAAGTCCTTTCCCAGAACCAGGCCTTCGGTGGCATGCAGGGGGTGTTCACCCACGACTCGCTTTCCTGCAATTGCGAGATGACGTTTGCCGTTTTCGTTCCGCCCAAGGCAATCAAAGAGCCCTGCCCCGTCCTCTGGTACCTTTCGGGCCTGACCTGCACCCATGCCAATGTGATGGAAAAGGGCGAATATCGCCGGATGGCGGCAGAGCTCGGGCTGATCATCGTCTGTCCGGACACCAGTCCGCGCGGCAACGACGTGCCGGACGAGTTGACGAACTGGCAGATGGGCAAGGGCGCCGGATTCTATCTCGACGCCACGGAAAAGCCCTGGGCCGAGCATTTCCAGATGTACACCTACATCACGGAGGAACTGCCAGCGTTCATCAGCCAGCACTTCCGCGTCGACATGACACGCCAAGGCATCTTCGGTCATTCCATGGGCGGCCACGGTGCCATGACGATCGCGCTGAAGAACCCGGATCGCTTCAAGAGCTGCTCCGCTTTTGCTCCGATCGTGCAGCCTTCGACCGCGGATTGGTCAGCCCCGGCATTCGAAAAGTATCTCGGCTCGAATCAAGCCGCTTGGCGTCAGTATGACGCCTGCGCACTGGTCGAAGACGGCGCCCGATTCCCGGAGTTTCTGATCGACCAGGGCCAGGCAGACGGCTTCCTGGAAAACGGTCTCCGCCCCTGGCTGCTTGAGGAAGCGGTGAAAGCGACGGGCATTGAACTTACACTGCGCATGCACGAGCGCTACGATCACTCCTACTACTTCATCTCCACCTTCATGGATGATCATCTGAGGTGGCACGCCGAACGGCTCGGCTGA
- a CDS encoding DUF1345 domain-containing protein — MTASGKTDPPHSRHRPFYVAAIVALLILPVTLPLKATIAPQLSGIAFFLLYLLMIARRLPVLNASYLRKHAIDTDAPAPIILLVTAGVFVVSLASLFIVLHEGDSIQPLDLTLSFASVVLGWFTIHTMAAVHYAHMYWRPHGGRTMEPAERGLDFPETDAPGIYDFLYFAFIVGMTAQTSDTAITTTEMRKMNLLHAIVSFFFNTVLVAAAVNAAVALAS; from the coding sequence GTGACCGCCTCCGGCAAAACCGACCCGCCCCACAGCCGTCATCGCCCATTCTACGTCGCCGCTATCGTCGCCTTGCTGATTCTGCCTGTGACTCTCCCGCTGAAAGCGACAATCGCGCCTCAGCTCTCCGGGATTGCATTCTTCCTGCTCTATCTGCTGATGATTGCCCGGCGCCTACCGGTGCTCAACGCAAGCTATCTCCGGAAACATGCGATCGACACCGATGCACCGGCGCCGATCATCCTGCTTGTAACCGCAGGTGTCTTTGTCGTCTCGCTCGCTTCGCTTTTCATCGTCCTTCATGAGGGTGACAGCATTCAGCCGCTAGACCTGACGCTTTCCTTCGCATCGGTGGTCCTTGGCTGGTTCACCATCCACACAATGGCGGCGGTACACTATGCGCACATGTATTGGCGTCCGCATGGCGGCAGGACCATGGAGCCGGCCGAGCGCGGATTGGACTTCCCTGAGACGGACGCGCCGGGCATCTACGATTTTCTCTACTTCGCCTTCATCGTCGGCATGACTGCGCAGACCTCCGATACCGCCATCACGACGACGGAGATGCGCAAGATGAACCTGCTGCACGCGATCGTCTCGTTTTTCTTCAATACGGTGCTTGTCGCGGCCGCCGTCAACGCTGCGGTGGCGCTTGCCTCCTGA
- a CDS encoding DUF599 family protein, whose protein sequence is MSVADPIAFAVFIILWLGYAWTTDNRRFRNRVSLTRAMNAQRAAWIRNAMHRDLRMIDTQIMSGLQNGTAFFASTSILALGGCFALLGATEKVFMVLGDLPLVFQAGRAGFELKVGGLACIFGYAFFKFGWSYRLFNYCTILLGAVPMAGDIHKDPAAADLAADKVIQMNILAASHFNAGLRAIFLSIGYLGWFVSPYLFMVSTAFIIFVLIRRQFYSEARRTVLETND, encoded by the coding sequence ATGTCAGTCGCCGATCCCATTGCTTTTGCCGTCTTCATTATCCTGTGGCTTGGTTATGCCTGGACCACCGACAACAGGCGCTTTCGCAACCGTGTAAGCCTGACACGCGCAATGAACGCTCAACGCGCCGCCTGGATCCGCAACGCCATGCACCGCGATCTTCGCATGATCGACACGCAGATCATGTCCGGCCTGCAGAATGGCACGGCGTTCTTCGCCTCGACCTCGATCCTCGCGCTTGGCGGCTGTTTCGCCCTGCTCGGAGCCACGGAGAAGGTTTTCATGGTGCTCGGAGACCTGCCACTCGTCTTCCAGGCCGGTCGCGCCGGCTTCGAATTGAAGGTCGGCGGCCTCGCTTGCATCTTTGGCTATGCGTTCTTCAAATTCGGCTGGTCCTATCGACTGTTCAATTACTGCACCATCCTGCTGGGTGCGGTGCCGATGGCGGGCGATATTCACAAGGACCCGGCAGCTGCGGACCTCGCGGCCGACAAGGTCATCCAGATGAACATCCTGGCAGCCAGCCATTTCAATGCGGGCCTGCGCGCGATCTTCCTCTCGATCGGTTATCTCGGCTGGTTCGTCAGTCCCTATCTGTTCATGGTATCGACGGCCTTCATCATCTTCGTGCTGATCCGCCGCCAGTTCTACTCGGAGGCGCGCCGGACGGTGCTGGAAACGAACGACTAG
- a CDS encoding YaiI/YqxD family protein, giving the protein MIYVDADACPVKPEILKVAERHGMGVTFVANSGLRPSRDPLVKNVIVSGSFDAADDWIVEHVCPGDIVITADVPLAGRCVAKDALVTGPTGRLFDKGNIGMATAMRDLGQHLRETGESKGYNAAFSARDRSAFLETLDRLCRRSKSLNGDSLS; this is encoded by the coding sequence ATGATCTACGTCGATGCCGATGCCTGCCCGGTGAAACCGGAAATCCTGAAAGTGGCCGAGCGCCACGGGATGGGCGTCACCTTCGTCGCCAATTCCGGCCTGCGCCCGTCGCGTGATCCGTTGGTGAAGAATGTCATTGTCTCGGGCAGCTTCGATGCGGCGGACGACTGGATCGTCGAACATGTCTGCCCCGGCGACATCGTGATTACGGCTGACGTGCCGCTTGCCGGTCGCTGCGTTGCCAAGGATGCACTTGTGACAGGTCCTACCGGACGCCTTTTTGACAAGGGCAATATCGGCATGGCCACGGCCATGCGTGATCTCGGCCAGCACTTGCGCGAGACAGGCGAAAGCAAGGGCTACAATGCCGCTTTTTCGGCGCGCGATCGTTCAGCCTTTCTCGAGACGCTCGATCGCCTCTGCCGCCGCTCCAAATCGCTGAACGGGGACAGTCTGTCGTGA
- the sugE gene encoding quaternary ammonium compound efflux SMR transporter SugE, with protein MSWILLALAGLFEIGWAIGLKYTDGFTKPIPTALTATAMLISIVLLGLAVRSLPMGTAYAVWTGIGTVGTVILGIFLFAEPVTAMRLGCIALIVTGIMGLKFAA; from the coding sequence ATGTCCTGGATCTTACTTGCACTCGCAGGCCTCTTCGAAATCGGCTGGGCAATCGGCCTCAAATACACGGACGGCTTCACCAAGCCCATCCCAACTGCCCTCACCGCAACCGCCATGCTCATCAGCATCGTACTGCTTGGCCTGGCCGTACGAAGCCTGCCGATGGGTACGGCCTATGCGGTCTGGACCGGGATCGGTACTGTCGGCACAGTCATCCTCGGCATTTTCCTCTTTGCCGAACCGGTAACGGCGATGCGCCTTGGCTGCATCGCGCTGATCGTCACCGGCATCATGGGCTTGAAGTTCGCCGCCTGA
- a CDS encoding S-(hydroxymethyl)glutathione dehydrogenase/class III alcohol dehydrogenase, producing the protein MDVRAAVAVQAGKPLEVMTVQLEGPRAGEVLIEVKATGICHTDDFTLSGADPEGLFPAILGHEGAGIVVDVGPGVTSVKKGDHVIPLYTPECRECYSCLSRKTNLCTAIRSTQGQGLMPDGTSRFSIGKDKIHHYMGCSTFANYTVLPEIAVAKVNPDAPFDKICYIGCGVTTGIGAVINTAKVEMGSTAIVFGLGGIGLNVLQGLRLAGADMIIGVDINPDRKAWGEKFGMTHFVNPKDVGDDIVPHLANMTKRNGDLIGGADYTFDCTGNTKVMRQALESAHRGWGKSVIIGVAGAGQEISTRPFQLVTGRQWMGTAFGGARGRTDVPKIVDWYMEGKIQIDPMITHTMPLEDINKGFELMHSGESIRGVVVY; encoded by the coding sequence ATGGACGTACGCGCAGCCGTCGCCGTTCAGGCCGGAAAGCCGCTGGAAGTCATGACCGTACAGCTCGAAGGGCCGAGGGCCGGTGAGGTTCTCATCGAAGTCAAGGCCACCGGCATCTGCCACACCGACGACTTCACCCTGTCGGGCGCCGACCCGGAAGGCCTGTTCCCGGCGATCCTCGGCCATGAGGGCGCCGGCATCGTCGTCGACGTCGGCCCCGGCGTCACCTCGGTGAAGAAGGGCGACCACGTCATCCCGCTCTACACCCCGGAATGCCGCGAGTGCTATTCCTGCCTCAGCCGCAAGACCAACCTCTGCACGGCGATCCGCTCTACACAGGGCCAGGGCCTGATGCCTGATGGCACCTCACGCTTCTCGATCGGCAAGGACAAGATCCACCACTATATGGGCTGCTCGACCTTCGCCAACTACACGGTGCTGCCGGAAATCGCCGTCGCCAAGGTCAACCCGGACGCTCCCTTCGACAAGATCTGCTACATCGGCTGCGGCGTCACCACCGGCATCGGCGCGGTGATCAACACGGCAAAGGTCGAGATGGGTTCGACCGCGATCGTCTTCGGCCTCGGCGGCATTGGCCTCAACGTGCTGCAGGGCCTCCGGCTCGCCGGCGCTGACATGATCATCGGCGTCGACATCAATCCGGACCGCAAGGCCTGGGGCGAGAAATTCGGCATGACCCACTTCGTCAACCCGAAGGATGTGGGCGACGACATCGTCCCCCATCTCGCCAACATGACCAAGCGCAATGGCGACCTGATCGGCGGCGCCGACTACACCTTCGACTGCACCGGCAATACCAAGGTGATGCGCCAGGCGCTCGAGAGCGCCCATCGCGGCTGGGGCAAGTCGGTGATCATCGGCGTCGCCGGTGCAGGCCAGGAGATCTCGACCCGTCCGTTCCAGCTGGTCACCGGCCGGCAGTGGATGGGCACGGCCTTCGGCGGCGCCCGCGGCCGCACTGACGTGCCGAAGATCGTCGACTGGTACATGGAGGGCAAGATCCAGATCGACCCGATGATCACCCACACCATGCCGCTCGAGGACATCAACAAGGGCTTCGAGCTGATGCATTCGGGGGAGAGCATCCGCGGCGTCGTGGTCTATTGA
- the mgtE gene encoding magnesium transporter — protein sequence MTDSGEDNREHAPPVEATAFEGGDIYAPDGSVRSDFLMHVGAAIADRDLLFLRRHVANLHESEMGDLLEAIQPEQRRALVSLLGTEFDLAALTEVDEAIRLDIVEHLPNEQIAAAIGEMDSDDAVYILEDLDQEDQDEILSKLPFTERIRLRRSLDYPESTAGRRMRSEFVAVPPFWTIGQTIDYMREDEDLPDSFTEIFVIDPTFRLLGVVDLDRVLRSKRDIKVEAVMRQTSHPIPALMDQEEAAQLFEQYDLLSAAVVDENGRLVGVLTIDDVVDVIQEEAEEDLMRLGGVGDEELSDTVLETSRSRVPWLLVNLFTASIAASVISIFEATIEQIVALAILMPIVAGMGGNAGSQTMTVTVRALATRNLDIHNAWRVVRREAGVGLLNGMLIGTLIGCVAGLWFHDANIGGIIATAMLINMMAAALAGFMIPMVLDRMGADPAVSSAVFVTAITDTTGFFSFLGLATWWFSIH from the coding sequence ATGACGGACAGCGGCGAAGACAATCGCGAGCATGCTCCGCCCGTCGAGGCGACTGCGTTCGAAGGCGGCGACATCTATGCCCCGGATGGCTCGGTTCGCTCCGACTTCCTCATGCATGTCGGTGCGGCGATCGCCGATCGCGACCTCCTGTTCCTTCGCCGCCACGTTGCGAATCTGCACGAATCAGAAATGGGCGATCTGCTCGAGGCGATCCAGCCAGAGCAGCGGCGTGCGCTCGTTTCACTTTTGGGCACCGAGTTTGACCTGGCCGCGCTCACCGAAGTGGACGAGGCGATCCGCCTCGACATTGTCGAACACCTGCCGAACGAGCAGATCGCTGCGGCGATCGGCGAGATGGATTCGGACGATGCCGTCTACATTCTTGAGGACCTCGACCAGGAAGACCAGGACGAGATTCTCTCCAAGTTGCCGTTCACTGAGCGGATCCGGCTTCGTCGGTCGCTCGATTATCCGGAAAGCACCGCCGGACGCCGTATGCGCTCCGAATTCGTTGCGGTGCCGCCGTTCTGGACGATCGGCCAGACGATCGACTACATGCGCGAGGACGAAGACCTTCCGGACAGCTTTACCGAGATTTTCGTCATCGACCCGACTTTCCGGCTGCTGGGCGTTGTCGATCTCGACCGGGTCCTGAGGTCGAAGCGCGACATCAAGGTCGAGGCTGTGATGCGCCAGACCAGTCATCCGATACCGGCGCTGATGGACCAGGAAGAGGCGGCGCAGCTCTTCGAGCAGTACGACTTGCTTTCTGCCGCTGTCGTCGATGAAAACGGTCGACTGGTCGGCGTGCTGACGATCGACGACGTGGTCGACGTCATCCAGGAAGAGGCCGAGGAAGACTTGATGCGCCTCGGCGGCGTCGGCGATGAAGAGCTTTCCGATACGGTGCTCGAGACATCCCGTTCGCGCGTGCCTTGGCTTCTCGTGAACCTGTTCACGGCCTCGATCGCGGCATCGGTCATCTCGATCTTCGAGGCGACGATCGAGCAGATCGTGGCGCTTGCCATCCTGATGCCGATCGTGGCGGGTATGGGCGGCAATGCCGGCTCACAGACGATGACGGTGACCGTGCGCGCATTGGCCACGCGCAACCTCGATATCCACAATGCCTGGCGCGTCGTGCGCCGCGAGGCCGGAGTCGGCCTGCTCAACGGAATGCTGATCGGCACGCTGATCGGCTGCGTCGCCGGACTGTGGTTCCACGATGCCAACATCGGCGGAATCATCGCTACGGCGATGCTGATCAACATGATGGCGGCGGCGCTCGCCGGGTTCATGATACCCATGGTGCTGGACAGGATGGGCGCGGACCCGGCCGTGTCGTCGGCCGTCTTTGTCACCGCGATCACCGATACGACGGGATTCTTCTCGTTTCTCGGACTCGCGACCTGGTGGTTTTCGATCCACTGA
- a CDS encoding peptide deformylase — MTVRPIVRFPDERLRTPCQSVTQFDDTLAALAGDLAETMRAAPGIGITAAHIGQLLRLVVIELDGRASTQIYVNPAIEWSSDETGMHMEGSVSMPGVTEEVTRPSRVRVSYFDLAGTAQIVEADGLLAVCLQHEIDQLGGIFWIDRLSRLKRERIVKKFRKLQMERG; from the coding sequence ATGACAGTACGCCCCATAGTGCGCTTTCCCGATGAGCGCCTGCGGACGCCATGCCAGTCGGTGACTCAATTCGACGACACCCTTGCGGCGCTCGCCGGCGATCTTGCCGAAACGATGCGGGCCGCCCCCGGCATCGGCATCACCGCTGCCCATATCGGCCAATTGCTTCGCCTCGTCGTGATCGAACTCGACGGACGGGCATCGACGCAAATCTATGTGAATCCTGCAATCGAGTGGTCTTCGGATGAAACTGGGATGCATATGGAGGGCAGTGTCTCGATGCCCGGGGTAACCGAGGAGGTCACGCGCCCTTCACGCGTACGGGTGAGCTACTTCGACCTCGCGGGCACGGCGCAGATAGTTGAGGCGGACGGGCTGCTCGCCGTATGCCTTCAACACGAGATTGACCAGCTCGGCGGAATCTTCTGGATCGACCGGCTCTCGCGGCTGAAGCGCGAACGGATCGTAAAGAAGTTCCGAAAACTCCAGATGGAACGAGGCTGA
- the lipB gene encoding lipoyl(octanoyl) transferase LipB — protein sequence MQRAELDKSMFAAPGSPPARWRIESGLTPYDLAIETMEREAAAIAAGEADELVWLVEHPPLYTAGTSADSADLVDPGRFPVFQTGRGGEYTYHGPGQRVVYVMLDLKRRRQDVRAFVGALEDVIIDTLAQMNVRGERREDRVGVWVQRPERPPLPDGSPAEDKVAAIGIRLRRWVSFHGLSLNVDPDLDHFNGIVPCGIRSYGVTSLVDLGLPVMMSDVDVRLKEAFEKVFGPVSNDR from the coding sequence ATGCAACGCGCTGAACTAGACAAGTCGATGTTCGCCGCTCCCGGCTCGCCGCCGGCGCGCTGGCGGATAGAATCGGGCCTGACGCCCTACGACCTCGCGATCGAAACGATGGAACGCGAAGCCGCAGCGATCGCTGCGGGCGAGGCCGACGAACTCGTCTGGCTGGTCGAGCACCCCCCGCTCTATACTGCCGGGACAAGCGCCGACAGCGCCGATCTCGTAGACCCGGGCCGGTTTCCCGTTTTCCAGACTGGGCGCGGCGGCGAATACACCTATCATGGGCCCGGTCAGCGCGTGGTCTACGTCATGCTGGATCTGAAGCGCCGCCGCCAGGACGTGCGTGCCTTCGTGGGGGCCCTCGAAGACGTGATCATCGATACGCTTGCACAGATGAACGTCAGGGGCGAGCGCCGTGAGGATCGCGTCGGCGTCTGGGTCCAGCGGCCGGAACGGCCGCCGCTCCCCGACGGCTCACCCGCTGAGGACAAGGTAGCCGCGATCGGCATCCGCCTTCGGCGCTGGGTCAGCTTTCACGGCTTGTCTCTGAACGTCGACCCTGATCTCGACCATTTCAACGGCATCGTCCCGTGCGGGATCCGCAGCTACGGTGTTACCAGCCTCGTTGATCTCGGACTGCCGGTGATGATGAGCGATGTCGACGTGCGCCTGAAGGAAGCGTTCGAAAAGGTCTTCGGCCCCGTATCGAACGATCGATAG
- a CDS encoding helix-turn-helix domain-containing protein, which yields MADSGENNTIPFRSSRADGDTLGGRIWRARDAMDMSLGEIATRMGLPEETVADWERDHTEPRTQALFTLAGVLGVSPSWLIAGVGEAPPDGDLEPPTNPLMEQLRQLRQLHEQTGLAIAALEAEIGRLAARDRGKDE from the coding sequence ATGGCAGATTCCGGTGAGAACAACACCATCCCCTTTCGCTCCAGCCGCGCAGACGGGGATACGCTCGGTGGTCGCATCTGGCGCGCGCGTGATGCGATGGACATGTCGCTTGGAGAGATCGCCACCCGGATGGGGCTGCCGGAGGAAACGGTCGCCGACTGGGAGCGCGACCATACGGAACCCCGGACGCAGGCGCTGTTCACGCTCGCTGGCGTTCTTGGCGTTTCGCCATCCTGGCTGATCGCCGGTGTCGGTGAGGCTCCGCCGGACGGCGATTTAGAGCCCCCCACAAATCCATTGATGGAGCAGTTGCGCCAGCTTCGCCAACTGCATGAGCAGACCGGGCTTGCGATTGCCGCCCTGGAAGCGGAGATCGGCCGGCTCGCCGCCCGCGATCGCGGAAAAGACGAATGA
- a CDS encoding isoprenylcysteine carboxylmethyltransferase family protein: MNAYRSKPFTFPWPPIIYVFAAIIALALQLRYPSEFPTPNAWLSNVIGALLFLLAAVLGVWALRTLKDGQTTALPHRCASHLVTNGPYRYTRNPIYLAHTLAMAGIGILLQNPWFLAAAIAAVIMTTLVAVRREELHLLSRFGFDFERYCRSTARWI; encoded by the coding sequence ATGAATGCCTATCGGAGCAAGCCATTCACCTTCCCCTGGCCTCCGATCATCTATGTGTTTGCCGCAATCATCGCACTCGCCCTTCAACTGCGATATCCGTCAGAATTTCCGACGCCCAACGCTTGGCTGTCGAATGTCATCGGCGCGCTTCTTTTCCTGCTCGCCGCCGTCCTCGGCGTCTGGGCGCTGCGCACCTTGAAGGACGGGCAGACGACCGCGCTGCCACACCGTTGCGCGAGCCATCTGGTGACCAATGGTCCCTATCGGTACACCCGCAATCCGATCTACCTTGCTCACACGCTGGCGATGGCCGGCATCGGTATTCTGCTCCAGAATCCGTGGTTCCTGGCGGCGGCAATAGCAGCCGTCATCATGACGACGCTCGTCGCGGTGCGCCGGGAGGAGTTGCACCTGCTTTCGCGCTTCGGCTTCGATTTTGAGCGCTACTGCCGCTCGACCGCGCGCTGGATCTGA
- a CDS encoding DMT family transporter, producing MQSSATEHFRQHTMQGMALMAFAMTILPGMDAIAKYMATYEGMSPGQVTFYRFFFQLVCTLPLLLTVGGKDAFRAKRPWMNLLRGILHGAASLLFFVAVKYMPLADVFAIYFVEPFMLTAMSAVFLGERVGWRRWMAIAVGFGGALIVIQPSFAIFGWTALLPVGCAFLYTLYLFLNRAVGEGDSPLTMQTLSGFGGMLFMGAALMAGNAAGAENFELSLPQSTLALCLLLILGSLSGYAHLLVVRAFRMAPLSLLAPFQYFEIISATILGYAVFGDFPNAWKWVGIGIIVGSGLFILWRERVNATKRAESSAT from the coding sequence ATGCAGTCATCGGCGACAGAACACTTCAGGCAGCACACGATGCAGGGCATGGCGCTCATGGCGTTCGCCATGACGATTCTGCCTGGAATGGACGCGATCGCGAAGTACATGGCGACCTACGAAGGCATGTCGCCGGGGCAGGTGACGTTCTATCGCTTTTTCTTCCAGCTCGTCTGCACGCTGCCGTTGCTTTTGACCGTTGGCGGCAAGGATGCGTTTCGCGCCAAGCGACCGTGGATGAATCTGTTGCGAGGGATTTTGCACGGGGCCGCGAGCCTGCTCTTCTTCGTCGCGGTCAAATACATGCCGCTTGCTGACGTCTTTGCGATCTATTTCGTCGAGCCCTTCATGCTGACGGCGATGTCGGCGGTGTTCCTTGGTGAGCGTGTCGGCTGGCGGCGCTGGATGGCGATCGCAGTGGGTTTCGGTGGCGCGCTGATCGTGATCCAGCCGAGCTTTGCCATTTTCGGATGGACGGCTCTTCTACCTGTCGGCTGCGCCTTCCTTTACACGCTCTATCTCTTTCTCAACCGGGCGGTTGGGGAGGGCGATTCGCCGCTCACGATGCAGACGCTCTCGGGATTCGGCGGCATGCTGTTCATGGGAGCCGCGCTGATGGCCGGCAACGCTGCGGGCGCAGAGAATTTCGAACTGTCGCTGCCACAATCGACGCTCGCCTTGTGTCTGCTTCTGATTCTCGGTTCGCTGTCCGGCTACGCCCATCTGCTGGTGGTGCGCGCCTTCCGGATGGCGCCGCTGTCGCTGTTGGCGCCGTTCCAGTATTTCGAGATCATCTCCGCCACGATTTTGGGCTACGCTGTCTTCGGCGATTTTCCCAATGCCTGGAAATGGGTGGGGATTGGCATCATCGTCGGCTCTGGCCTGTTCATCCTGTGGCGGGAACGGGTGAACGCCACCAAGCGAGCCGAATCTTCTGCCACGTGA